A genomic window from Bacillus mesophilus includes:
- a CDS encoding PhoH family protein, with product MSKIYVLDTNVLLQDPLSIFSFEDNEVVIPAVVLEEVDSKKRNMDEIGRNARQVSKMIDKLRENGRLHEKVQLDNGGSFRIELNHRSFHQLQEIFIEKTNDNRILAVAKNLSLEEETKENGRPVILVSKDVLVRVKADALGLQSEDFLSDRVVEFDHIYTGYLEVYVQSELLNRFYEKGEIFTSELANHPFYPYQFVIMKDALVSSGSAVGMVDPSCKKVKKLVFNNDPIWGIKPRNVQQIMGLELLLREDIPLVTLMGKAGTGKTLLALAAGLLQTEDLGMYKKLLVARPIVPVGKDIGFLPGEKEEKLRPWMQPIFDNLEYLFNTKKPGELDAILAGMGSIEVEALTYIRGRSIPEQFIIIDEAQNLTKHEVKTILTRVGERSKIVLMGDPAQIDHPYLDEYNNGLTYVVESFKDQKISGHVRFVKGERSGLAQLAADLL from the coding sequence TTGAGTAAAATCTATGTACTCGATACCAACGTGTTATTGCAAGATCCGTTGTCTATCTTCTCATTTGAAGATAATGAAGTTGTCATTCCAGCAGTAGTCCTTGAAGAGGTGGATTCAAAAAAACGAAACATGGATGAAATTGGTAGAAATGCAAGACAAGTTTCAAAAATGATTGATAAGTTAAGGGAGAATGGTCGGTTGCATGAAAAGGTGCAACTAGATAATGGTGGTTCATTTAGAATTGAATTGAATCATCGGTCATTCCATCAACTTCAAGAAATATTTATCGAGAAAACGAATGACAACCGAATTTTAGCCGTAGCCAAAAATCTTTCACTAGAAGAAGAGACGAAAGAAAATGGACGGCCTGTAATCTTAGTTAGTAAGGATGTTTTAGTCCGTGTAAAAGCAGATGCATTAGGGCTTCAATCTGAAGACTTCTTAAGTGATAGAGTGGTTGAGTTTGATCATATTTATACAGGTTATCTGGAGGTCTACGTTCAATCAGAATTACTAAATCGTTTCTATGAAAAAGGCGAAATATTCACTTCAGAACTTGCAAATCACCCTTTTTATCCCTATCAGTTTGTCATCATGAAGGATGCACTTGTTTCTTCAGGATCTGCGGTAGGAATGGTAGACCCATCATGTAAAAAGGTCAAAAAGCTTGTTTTTAATAATGACCCGATTTGGGGTATAAAACCTCGTAATGTTCAGCAAATAATGGGGTTAGAATTACTTTTAAGAGAAGATATTCCATTAGTAACATTGATGGGAAAAGCGGGTACAGGTAAGACGTTACTTGCCCTTGCAGCTGGACTTCTACAAACAGAAGACCTTGGGATGTACAAAAAACTCTTGGTAGCAAGACCTATAGTTCCAGTAGGAAAGGATATAGGATTCTTACCGGGTGAAAAAGAAGAGAAGTTAAGGCCGTGGATGCAACCCATATTTGATAATCTCGAGTATTTATTTAATACGAAAAAGCCAGGAGAGTTAGATGCAATCCTAGCGGGTATGGGATCGATTGAAGTAGAGGCATTAACCTATATCCGTGGTAGAAGTATTCCTGAGCAGTTTATTATCATTGATGAGGCTCAAAACCTAACTAAGCATGAGGTGAAAACCATATTAACGCGAGTTGGAGAAAGAAGTAAAATTGTGTTAATGGGAGATCCGGCTCAAATTGATCACCCATATTTAGATGAATATAACAATGGTCTAACGTATGTAGTAGAGAGTTTTAAAGACCAAAAAATCAGTGGACATGTTCGCTTTGTTAAGGGAGAACGCTCAGGGCTTGCTCAACTGGCTGCGGACTTACTATAG
- a CDS encoding pyridoxamine 5'-phosphate oxidase family protein yields MTNRVESHLTTDLFDFLQRERFVTISTIDYETGGPNVHAISWVFSPNREQIRFALDNRSRIVKNIKQNPLTVLTLITSDTTYSINGNAFIKEENLADVPLKLALVELEVKEVRDVMFYGSKITYGPKFEKTYDLEAATKLDLQVMKAIKKA; encoded by the coding sequence ATGACAAATCGAGTAGAATCACATTTAACTACAGATCTGTTTGATTTCCTTCAACGTGAGAGGTTTGTAACGATCTCAACGATTGATTATGAAACGGGTGGGCCTAATGTTCACGCAATCTCATGGGTGTTCTCTCCGAATCGGGAACAAATCCGATTTGCACTTGATAATCGTTCAAGAATTGTTAAGAATATAAAACAAAATCCATTAACAGTATTAACACTTATTACCTCGGATACTACATACTCAATCAATGGAAATGCCTTTATAAAAGAAGAAAATCTGGCAGATGTCCCGTTAAAACTTGCCTTAGTCGAACTAGAGGTTAAAGAAGTAAGAGATGTCATGTTTTATGGTTCAAAGATAACCTATGGTCCTAAATTTGAGAAAACATATGACCTTGAAGCAGCCACCAAGTTAGACCTACAGGTAATGAAGGCGATAAAAAAAGCTTAG
- a CDS encoding YlaN family protein, with the protein MTPEIAIDHREKAYQLLKADAEKILKLIKVQMDNLTMPQCPLYEEVLDTQMFGLSREIDFAVRLGLVEDAIGKELIDTLEKELSLLHDAFTNK; encoded by the coding sequence TTGACGCCAGAGATTGCGATTGACCATCGCGAAAAAGCATATCAATTATTAAAGGCTGATGCAGAGAAAATCTTAAAGCTTATTAAAGTTCAAATGGATAATTTGACGATGCCTCAGTGTCCTCTATATGAAGAAGTCTTAGATACACAAATGTTCGGTTTATCAAGAGAAATTGATTTTGCTGTAAGACTAGGGCTTGTTGAGGATGCGATAGGTAAGGAGCTTATTGATACATTAGAGAAAGAACTTTCACTTTTGCACGATGCATTTACAAATAAATAA
- a CDS encoding YhcN/YlaJ family sporulation lipoprotein, with translation MKHTIYMLLIILFVVIAGCANNNDAGENNKDQQSAIHVKNQVKDHEKERDAGAIAEKLVELASSVPNVNDATALVVGNVAVVGIDVNSKIDRSRVGTIKYSVAESLKHDPYGANAIVIADPDTNVRLREMGNEIQQGRPISGIMDELSAIIGRLMPELPADIFEHKNVAPTESNQNQLPAEQEQELDKEQQDQSKHHIKNRENPKVPQHD, from the coding sequence ATGAAACACACAATATATATGCTTTTAATTATTTTATTCGTAGTTATAGCAGGTTGTGCAAATAACAATGATGCTGGTGAAAATAACAAGGATCAGCAATCAGCCATTCACGTTAAAAATCAAGTAAAAGATCATGAAAAAGAGCGTGATGCCGGAGCTATAGCAGAAAAATTAGTAGAACTCGCATCTAGTGTGCCAAATGTTAATGATGCGACAGCACTAGTAGTTGGCAATGTTGCCGTTGTAGGTATTGATGTTAATTCAAAAATCGACCGGTCCCGAGTGGGAACCATCAAGTATTCGGTTGCAGAAAGTCTAAAGCATGATCCATATGGAGCAAATGCAATTGTTATTGCGGATCCTGATACAAATGTACGACTTCGAGAAATGGGAAATGAGATTCAACAAGGAAGACCAATTAGCGGAATTATGGATGAGCTATCAGCTATAATAGGGAGATTAATGCCTGAATTGCCTGCAGATATTTTTGAGCATAAAAACGTAGCACCGACTGAATCCAATCAAAATCAACTTCCTGCCGAACAAGAGCAAGAACTTGATAAAGAGCAACAAGATCAATCAAAACACCATATAAAAAATCGTGAAAATCCAAAGGTTCCTCAACACGATTAA
- a CDS encoding FtsW/RodA/SpoVE family cell cycle protein, protein MLKKMFQLYDYSIIVAVFLLCSFGLIMVYSSSSIIAVSRYDYQFDHFFVRQRFSFIVASIAFLMTMIVPYRLYFKLFKIIAFGSIGLLIMVFAFGETSQNAQSWLAVGPVQIQPGEFVKIGVIVYLAAIFSKKQNYINDFGTAVLPPLTFTVIIFSLVFFQPDLGTAALIAMIAVVMTLCSGMNMKNVLKLLGLGGLILAILIPFAIKFEVLSDEQLSRFGAAYNPFADPLGDGLQLINSYIAIGSGGVTGLGLGNSIQKSGFLPEAHTDFIMAVISEELGIFGVGFVILLLAFIVLKGFLLARKCDDSFGSLLAIGVSSMISIQAFVNLGALTGILPITGVPLPFVSYGGSSLLALMMSMGILVNISMFVNYRKQKNLQQHEIAA, encoded by the coding sequence ATGCTGAAAAAAATGTTTCAGTTGTACGACTATTCGATTATAGTTGCTGTTTTTTTATTATGTTCTTTTGGTCTAATCATGGTATACAGCTCAAGTAGTATTATTGCTGTGTCCCGCTATGACTACCAATTTGATCACTTTTTTGTAAGACAGCGATTTTCGTTTATCGTTGCATCTATTGCATTCTTAATGACAATGATTGTACCGTATCGTTTGTACTTTAAGCTATTCAAGATTATTGCATTTGGTAGTATCGGACTTTTGATTATGGTTTTTGCATTTGGTGAAACCTCGCAAAATGCGCAAAGTTGGTTGGCAGTTGGACCTGTTCAAATACAGCCTGGGGAATTTGTGAAAATAGGAGTCATTGTTTACTTAGCAGCTATTTTCTCCAAGAAACAAAATTACATTAACGATTTTGGAACGGCTGTTCTACCACCACTAACGTTTACGGTGATCATCTTTAGCTTAGTATTCTTTCAACCTGATTTAGGAACAGCTGCCTTAATAGCAATGATTGCAGTAGTTATGACGCTATGTTCTGGAATGAATATGAAAAATGTTTTAAAGCTATTGGGTCTAGGGGGACTAATTCTAGCAATCTTAATTCCTTTTGCTATAAAGTTTGAGGTCTTATCAGATGAGCAGTTATCTCGATTTGGTGCAGCATACAACCCTTTTGCTGACCCGCTAGGAGATGGCCTTCAACTTATCAACTCTTATATAGCAATAGGTTCAGGAGGAGTTACAGGACTAGGACTAGGAAATAGTATCCAAAAGTCAGGGTTTTTACCTGAAGCACATACTGACTTTATTATGGCTGTTATTTCTGAGGAATTAGGAATTTTTGGAGTTGGGTTTGTCATTTTACTTCTAGCTTTTATTGTTTTAAAAGGATTCTTATTAGCTAGAAAATGTGATGATTCATTTGGTAGTTTATTAGCAATAGGAGTTTCAAGTATGATTAGTATACAAGCATTCGTAAATTTAGGAGCATTAACTGGGATTTTACCAATTACAGGAGTTCCTTTACCATTTGTGAGTTACGGTGGATCCTCACTGTTAGCACTCATGATGTCAATGGGGATTTTAGTAAATATCTCAATGTTCGTAAATTATCGAAAACAAAAAAACTTACAACAACATGAAATTGCAGCATAG
- the cyoE gene encoding heme o synthase: MANSRTVDQASSHVIEHESPQSGAFETSIWKDFQALIKVGIINSNLITAFTGLWLAFHFTGTSFFQNWDITLFTLLGTSLVIAGSCSLNNYIDRDIDHLMERTKTRPTVTGRFTAKHVLWIGLILTAAGTAVLALTTLMAAVIGLIGAFTYVVLYTMWSKRNYTINTVIGSISGAVPPLIGWAAVDANLHMVAWILFLIMFIWQPPHFLALAMKRCEEYRAAGIPMLPVVHGFEMTKRQIVLWVACLFPLPFYLYSLGTVFLVLATLLNIGWLYLGIKGYKSKDDIKWSTTMFVYSLNYLTILFVSMIVATLF; the protein is encoded by the coding sequence ATGGCAAATTCGAGGACAGTAGATCAAGCATCTTCGCATGTTATAGAGCATGAAAGTCCTCAGAGTGGTGCTTTTGAAACATCCATCTGGAAAGACTTTCAAGCATTAATTAAGGTTGGAATTATTAATTCTAATTTAATTACTGCCTTTACTGGTTTATGGCTAGCGTTTCATTTCACTGGAACAAGCTTCTTTCAGAATTGGGACATTACTCTGTTTACACTGCTTGGAACCTCGTTAGTAATTGCTGGTTCGTGTAGCTTAAATAATTATATTGACCGTGACATTGATCATTTAATGGAACGAACTAAAACTAGACCGACTGTTACCGGAAGGTTTACTGCTAAACATGTATTATGGATAGGTTTAATTCTAACTGCAGCGGGTACAGCAGTTCTAGCCCTTACAACGTTAATGGCTGCGGTAATTGGTCTTATCGGTGCTTTTACTTATGTTGTGTTATACACAATGTGGTCAAAACGAAACTATACAATTAATACGGTAATCGGGAGTATTTCTGGTGCTGTTCCTCCATTAATTGGATGGGCGGCTGTTGATGCTAATCTTCATATGGTTGCGTGGATATTATTTTTGATTATGTTCATATGGCAGCCTCCACACTTCTTAGCATTAGCAATGAAGAGATGTGAAGAATATAGAGCGGCTGGTATTCCAATGCTTCCGGTAGTACACGGATTTGAAATGACAAAAAGACAAATAGTCCTTTGGGTCGCTTGCTTATTCCCATTGCCGTTTTACCTGTATTCACTTGGTACTGTGTTTCTAGTACTTGCAACGTTACTGAATATAGGGTGGCTGTACCTTGGTATTAAAGGGTATAAATCAAAGGATGATATCAAATGGTCAACAACGATGTTTGTATATTCACTTAATTACTTGACCATTCTGTTTGTATCTATGATTGTTGCGACATTGTTCTAA
- a CDS encoding peptidyl-prolyl cis-trans isomerase → MESIILLKGKVKYPLTIDPGVWIFDDRKVDLNTFFDQEKIEVDELEAYTKAVSEHWDREIKEGAVVPTPSKKPSTKKYEKEKLLSGTFAIPVYYFLDNAIVDDQVTQVIIKTSDQDHSMSYEEAYNGLFGFSKDGKPLIEDGPAHFYYGDGSNKDNPIKNIHEIIVE, encoded by the coding sequence ATGGAATCAATTATACTGTTAAAAGGCAAGGTTAAATATCCACTTACTATTGATCCAGGTGTTTGGATTTTTGACGATCGAAAAGTAGATCTTAACACATTTTTCGATCAAGAAAAAATCGAGGTTGATGAGCTAGAGGCCTACACTAAGGCTGTATCTGAGCATTGGGATCGTGAAATTAAGGAAGGTGCGGTTGTGCCAACTCCATCAAAAAAACCATCTACTAAAAAATACGAAAAAGAAAAACTACTTTCAGGAACCTTTGCTATTCCGGTCTATTATTTCTTGGATAATGCTATTGTTGATGATCAAGTAACCCAAGTCATCATTAAAACAAGTGACCAAGACCATAGTATGTCTTATGAAGAAGCATATAATGGCTTGTTTGGCTTTTCAAAAGATGGAAAACCATTAATTGAAGATGGCCCTGCCCATTTTTACTATGGCGATGGCTCAAATAAAGACAATCCCATAAAGAATATACATGAGATTATCGTTGAGTAA
- the pyc gene encoding pyruvate carboxylase, with protein sequence MTTKKIEKVLVANRGEIAIRIFRACTELDIRTVAIYSKEDTGSYHRYKADEAYLVGEGKKPIDAYLDIEGIIEIALANGVQAIHPGYGFLSENIHFARRCEEEGIIFIGPHSTHLDMFGDKVKARKQAVLANIPVIPGTDGPVDDVSEIVSFGKTHGYPIMIKAALGGGGRGMRIVRNESGVKEAYERATSEAKAAFGSSEVYVEKFVENPKHIEVQILGDSKGNIVHLFERDCSIQRRHQKVVELAPSVSLTNELRMKICEAAVELMKNVDYINAGTVEFLVKDQEFYFIEVNPRVQVEHTITEMITGVDIVQTQILIAEGHLIHGNKIGIPQQADIKTHGYAIQSRVTTEDPQNNFMPDTGKIMAYRTGGGFGVRLDAGNGFQGAVITPHYDSLLVKLSTWALTFEQATAKMTRNLREFRIRGIKTNIAFLENVMKHKNFISGQYDTSFIDTTPELFVFPNRKDRGTKMLSYIGTVTVNGFPGIEKAKKPVFAKPRIPKVKITEPIPSGTKQILTERGADGLVKWIHDQENVLLTDTTFRDAHQSLLATRIRTKDLLTIADPTARLLPDLFSLEMWGGATFDVAYRFLKEDPWDRLISLREKVPNILFQMLLRSSNAVGYKNYPDNLIKEFVEKSAQAGIDVFRIFDSLNWVKGMTLTIDAVRDSGKLAEAAICYTGDIGDSTRVKYDLDYYVSMAKELEVAGAHILGIKDMAGLLKPESAYSLVSALKDAVSIPIHLHTHDTSGNGIFTYSKAIEAGVDIVDIAVSSMAGLTSQPSGNSLYYALEGSKRNVDINNHSLEQLSHYWEDIRKYYSSFESGMNAPHPEVYMHEMPGGQYSNLQQQAKAVGLGNRWDEVKVMYRRVNDLFGDIVKVTPSSKVVGDMALYMVQNDLTEDDIYEKGELLDFPDSVVELFEGYLGQPHGGFPKELQRIILKGKEPITVRPGELLEPVHFHELKESIFHTLNRQTTSHEMISYALYPKVFMDYQKIVDEYGDVSVLDTPTFFYGMRLGEEIEVVIEHGKTLIVKLVSIGEPQADGTRVVYFELNGQPREIVIKDENVKSTVTTNIKADRTNPNHIAASMPGTVVKVLVKKGEKVEKGDHLLISEAMKMETTVQATFSGTIKEIYVADGAAVQTGDLLIELSK encoded by the coding sequence ATGACGACAAAAAAAATTGAAAAAGTATTAGTAGCAAACCGTGGAGAAATCGCAATCAGAATATTTCGTGCTTGTACTGAATTAGATATTCGTACAGTGGCAATTTATTCAAAAGAAGATACAGGATCTTATCATCGATATAAGGCGGATGAAGCTTATTTAGTAGGAGAAGGTAAGAAACCGATTGATGCCTATTTGGACATTGAAGGAATTATCGAGATTGCTTTAGCAAATGGAGTTCAAGCAATTCATCCAGGTTATGGATTTTTATCAGAGAATATTCACTTTGCAAGAAGATGTGAAGAAGAAGGAATCATCTTTATTGGACCTCATTCGACTCACCTTGATATGTTTGGTGATAAAGTTAAAGCTCGTAAACAGGCAGTACTTGCAAACATACCAGTAATCCCAGGTACTGATGGACCTGTCGATGATGTTTCTGAAATTGTTAGTTTTGGTAAAACACATGGCTATCCCATCATGATTAAAGCTGCCCTTGGTGGTGGAGGACGTGGGATGAGAATCGTCCGAAATGAATCAGGAGTTAAGGAAGCCTATGAACGTGCAACATCAGAGGCTAAGGCTGCTTTTGGTAGTAGTGAAGTATATGTAGAGAAATTTGTTGAGAATCCTAAACATATTGAGGTACAGATATTAGGAGACTCTAAAGGAAATATAGTACATCTATTTGAAAGAGATTGCTCAATCCAAAGAAGACACCAAAAGGTTGTCGAACTAGCACCAAGTGTTTCATTAACAAATGAACTGAGAATGAAGATTTGTGAAGCTGCAGTTGAGTTAATGAAAAATGTAGATTACATAAATGCAGGAACTGTAGAATTTCTAGTGAAGGATCAGGAATTTTATTTTATAGAGGTTAACCCGCGTGTCCAGGTAGAACATACAATTACTGAAATGATTACAGGCGTTGACATTGTTCAAACACAAATATTAATTGCTGAGGGTCACCTGATTCATGGTAATAAAATTGGAATTCCACAGCAAGCGGACATAAAAACTCATGGTTATGCTATTCAGTCACGAGTAACAACAGAGGATCCACAAAATAATTTTATGCCAGACACAGGAAAGATTATGGCATATCGAACTGGTGGAGGATTTGGTGTTCGTCTTGATGCCGGAAATGGTTTCCAAGGTGCTGTAATTACACCTCATTATGATTCACTTCTAGTTAAGTTATCAACATGGGCGTTAACATTTGAGCAAGCAACTGCAAAAATGACTAGAAATCTTAGAGAGTTCAGAATTAGAGGAATTAAAACAAATATTGCATTCCTTGAAAATGTAATGAAGCATAAGAACTTCATTTCAGGTCAATATGATACTTCTTTCATCGATACAACACCTGAATTATTTGTGTTTCCAAATCGTAAGGACCGAGGAACCAAAATGCTGTCATACATTGGAACAGTAACAGTCAATGGATTCCCAGGAATTGAGAAAGCAAAGAAACCAGTCTTTGCTAAGCCGAGGATTCCAAAAGTGAAGATCACTGAGCCAATCCCATCAGGTACTAAGCAAATATTAACTGAACGTGGGGCGGATGGACTTGTTAAGTGGATCCATGATCAAGAAAACGTATTGTTAACGGATACTACATTCCGTGATGCACATCAATCACTTTTAGCGACTAGAATTCGTACAAAGGATCTCTTAACAATTGCTGATCCAACTGCTAGGTTGCTTCCTGACTTATTCTCTTTAGAGATGTGGGGAGGAGCAACATTTGATGTGGCCTATCGATTCTTAAAGGAAGACCCTTGGGATCGCTTAATCAGCTTACGTGAAAAAGTTCCGAATATTTTATTTCAGATGCTGCTTCGTTCTTCTAATGCAGTTGGTTATAAAAACTATCCAGACAATCTTATTAAAGAATTTGTTGAGAAGTCAGCACAGGCTGGTATAGATGTATTCCGAATCTTTGATAGCTTGAATTGGGTAAAAGGTATGACTCTTACTATTGACGCTGTTAGAGATTCTGGGAAGCTAGCAGAGGCAGCTATTTGTTATACCGGTGATATTGGTGACTCTACAAGAGTTAAGTATGATTTAGATTATTATGTCTCTATGGCAAAAGAGTTAGAGGTAGCGGGTGCTCATATCTTAGGAATAAAAGACATGGCTGGTTTATTAAAACCGGAATCTGCTTATTCACTAGTTTCAGCGTTGAAGGATGCAGTTTCGATTCCAATTCACCTTCATACTCATGATACAAGTGGAAATGGAATTTTCACCTATTCCAAAGCAATTGAGGCAGGCGTTGACATTGTAGACATCGCTGTTAGCTCAATGGCAGGTTTGACTTCACAACCTAGCGGGAATTCACTATACTATGCACTAGAAGGTTCAAAACGAAATGTCGATATAAATAACCATTCTCTAGAGCAACTTTCTCATTATTGGGAAGATATAAGGAAGTACTACTCTAGCTTTGAGAGTGGTATGAACGCGCCGCATCCTGAAGTGTATATGCATGAAATGCCTGGTGGTCAATATAGTAACTTACAGCAACAGGCAAAAGCTGTTGGACTTGGCAACAGATGGGACGAAGTTAAGGTAATGTATCGTCGTGTCAATGATCTATTCGGTGACATTGTTAAGGTAACACCTTCGTCGAAGGTAGTAGGGGACATGGCTTTATACATGGTTCAAAACGATTTAACTGAAGATGATATATATGAGAAGGGTGAACTATTAGATTTCCCTGATTCTGTAGTGGAGCTCTTTGAGGGGTACCTAGGGCAGCCTCATGGTGGTTTTCCAAAGGAACTTCAACGTATTATCCTAAAAGGTAAAGAACCGATTACAGTAAGACCAGGTGAGCTTTTAGAGCCTGTGCATTTCCATGAATTGAAAGAATCGATTTTTCATACATTAAATCGTCAAACAACAAGTCATGAAATGATCTCTTACGCACTATATCCAAAGGTGTTCATGGACTATCAAAAAATAGTGGACGAATACGGAGATGTTTCAGTTCTAGATACGCCAACCTTCTTCTATGGAATGAGACTTGGTGAAGAAATAGAGGTTGTGATCGAACACGGTAAGACGTTAATTGTGAAGTTAGTGTCTATTGGTGAGCCACAAGCAGATGGAACACGAGTAGTCTATTTTGAATTAAATGGCCAGCCACGTGAAATCGTTATTAAGGATGAAAACGTTAAGTCAACGGTGACGACTAACATCAAGGCTGATCGAACTAACCCCAATCATATTGCGGCTTCAATGCCTGGAACGGTTGTGAAAGTTCTTGTGAAAAAGGGTGAAAAAGTTGAGAAGGGCGACCACTTACTTATTTCTGAAGCAATGAAGATGGAGACGACTGTTCAAGCAACGTTCTCTGGAACAATTAAGGAGATTTATGTAGCTGATGGTGCTGCTGTGCAGACAGGTGACCTTTTAATAGAATTAAGTAAATAA
- the coxB gene encoding cytochrome c oxidase subunit II yields MKQRHLKWRLFSLVTMMALFLAGCGKPFLTTLEPKGEGAEMQFSLMMISTIIMVFVVLIVTVIFIYVLFRFRAKQGDENKIPEQVEGNHKLEIMWTVIPILLLIILAVPTVAYTFKLADVSPMKAETRDEDALIVNVTAYLYWWEFEYPDHKVITSQDLVIPTGERVYFNLKGADVKHSFWVPTIGGKMDTNTDNVNQMWLHAYEEGIYYGKCAELCGPSHALMDFKVRAVAPEEFDQWIDKMANIEPTVDTDLAQAGEELFQSSCIGCHAVGNEGSRLAPNLSNFADRTRIAGVMDHSEKNLKLWLQDPETYKPGNLMTGTYGELTTEEIDALTEYLFGLSVEE; encoded by the coding sequence ATGAAGCAAAGGCACTTAAAGTGGCGCTTATTTTCATTAGTAACGATGATGGCGCTTTTTTTAGCGGGTTGTGGTAAGCCGTTTCTAACGACGCTAGAGCCTAAAGGAGAAGGGGCGGAAATGCAATTCTCTCTTATGATGATTAGTACGATCATCATGGTGTTTGTTGTATTAATTGTAACAGTAATTTTTATTTATGTTCTCTTCCGTTTCCGTGCAAAACAGGGGGATGAAAACAAGATCCCTGAGCAAGTAGAAGGAAACCATAAGCTAGAGATTATGTGGACTGTTATTCCGATTTTATTATTAATCATTTTAGCAGTACCTACAGTAGCTTATACATTTAAGTTGGCAGATGTTTCGCCAATGAAGGCAGAAACTCGTGATGAGGATGCTTTAATTGTAAATGTAACAGCTTATCTTTATTGGTGGGAATTTGAATATCCAGATCACAAGGTAATCACTTCTCAGGATCTAGTAATTCCAACAGGTGAACGTGTTTACTTTAACCTAAAGGGAGCAGATGTAAAGCACTCTTTCTGGGTACCGACGATTGGCGGTAAGATGGATACAAATACTGATAACGTAAATCAGATGTGGCTGCATGCTTACGAAGAAGGAATCTATTACGGAAAATGTGCAGAGCTATGTGGTCCATCACACGCACTTATGGATTTTAAAGTAAGAGCGGTTGCTCCAGAAGAATTTGATCAATGGATTGACAAAATGGCTAATATTGAACCAACTGTCGATACTGACTTAGCTCAAGCTGGAGAAGAGTTATTCCAATCTAGCTGTATTGGGTGTCACGCTGTTGGAAATGAAGGTAGTCGTTTAGCACCTAACTTATCTAACTTTGCAGACCGTACCCGTATTGCAGGTGTTATGGATCATAGCGAAAAGAACTTAAAGTTGTGGTTACAAGATCCAGAAACATATAAGCCAGGTAACCTTATGACTGGTACGTATGGTGAATTAACTACAGAAGAAATTGATGCTTTAACAGAATATTTATTTGGACTTTCCGTAGAGGAGTAA
- a CDS encoding COX15/CtaA family protein encodes MNKGLKWFAIITTIGMLLVLLGGALVTKTESGAGCGDSWPLCHGELIPSNITFELVVELSHRLVSGSVGFLVLILSIWTWKKIGHLRETKFLSILSFSFLVIQALIGAAAVMWGQSSTVLALHFGISLISFAAVLLLTLLVFEADQDQSKTSPIIDKRIQFHIIGLILYCYVVVYTGALVRHKNASLACPDWPICNFNQLGLPTQLHEWIQMGHRLLAGLLFIWIIYATYIVIRHYSHQTTVKWSFMIAAILVSLQVISGAFIVITKLEFLFIALLHAFFISCLFGVLSYLVLLLTRSKYNQKVNQESSTKSAQI; translated from the coding sequence TTGAATAAAGGACTTAAATGGTTTGCTATTATAACCACGATTGGGATGTTACTTGTATTGCTAGGCGGTGCACTGGTTACAAAAACTGAATCAGGTGCTGGCTGCGGAGATAGTTGGCCACTCTGTCACGGTGAATTAATTCCAAGTAATATTACATTTGAACTAGTCGTTGAACTTAGCCATCGTTTAGTTTCTGGCTCTGTAGGGTTCTTAGTACTAATCTTATCAATATGGACATGGAAAAAAATTGGTCACCTTCGTGAAACTAAATTTTTATCCATACTTTCCTTCTCATTTTTAGTTATTCAAGCTTTGATTGGAGCTGCTGCTGTTATGTGGGGTCAATCCTCAACGGTATTAGCGCTTCATTTTGGAATCTCTCTTATTTCCTTTGCCGCAGTTCTTCTGTTGACGCTTTTAGTGTTTGAAGCAGATCAAGACCAGAGCAAGACAAGCCCAATAATTGATAAAAGGATTCAATTTCATATTATCGGGCTCATTCTTTACTGCTATGTCGTTGTATATACAGGTGCATTAGTACGACATAAAAATGCAAGTTTAGCCTGCCCTGACTGGCCAATATGTAATTTTAATCAACTAGGTCTTCCTACGCAATTGCATGAATGGATTCAAATGGGACATCGTCTTCTGGCAGGTTTATTATTCATTTGGATCATATACGCTACTTATATCGTGATCCGTCATTATAGTCATCAAACCACTGTAAAATGGAGCTTTATGATTGCAGCAATTCTTGTATCTCTCCAAGTAATAAGTGGTGCATTTATAGTCATCACTAAGCTAGAATTCTTATTTATTGCGTTACTACATGCATTTTTCATCTCTTGTTTGTTCGGTGTTTTAAGCTATCTTGTTTTACTACTCACTAGAAGTAAATACAATCAGAAAGTTAATCAAGAGAGTTCAACTAAGTCTGCACAAATATAA